A genomic segment from Streptomyces sp. NBC_00459 encodes:
- a CDS encoding helix-turn-helix transcriptional regulator, producing the protein MSLSSPALVGRGPELDLLTEVGRSAGEGRGSSVFVLGEPGIGKSRLVEEAVAAAARTGSRVLRGRAASAGRAVPLRPLAEAVFSGLRGEGAPVDGDLGPYEPLLSRLCGLAPQDGAPLVGYAEAVLRLLGVLGRTHGCVLVLEDLHDADADTLTIVDYLTDNLPGQRATLLATLRAVPGPALDLAEAAVSRRAARTLRLARLGPAHTAELAARCLGHDDADKVPAAVLDRLHAVSEGVPFVVEELLRAMVDSGDLVRTRNDGWTVTGAVNAGVPTTVAAAVLQRVDHLEPAGIALLEAAAVLGRRFPVDVAARVAELDRMTALRQLRHAARADLVADGATTEQPGWHSFRHALTADAIAHRLLPAERAALCLAAADAIEAADAAVPEPIVPRPEQGGEPRGLLGGGSGDDLYRLAAELCVAGGQPARAAALLTRASRQAVLRGALLTAVELLDRGLELTADATDTPPETVARLLEELLGILVLTGDVQRVPELGDRLDQVLIAWGAPAARRAAGFLTRARAAATAQQWEEGLTAVRRARELLGAEPDAASRAALDAVAAHLVLGSQRPDRLESARALAEGALAAAEAVGLPEASCKALNILGYCLRPHDLAEAEKVFERLVSTAETHALPVWRIRGLLELGALDRIRFTGTDRLLAARKAAEETGAVLLTASADTHLAQAHVLRDDLDGALEYAERLRTTAGRLRLREVQLIGVAMDAVIAASRGEREKLQAALHVLETALAGGSAGAVWGYADTSVWGWARGVCSLLLEEPDRAMAEFTEADRTMRALPSTRGVIGFLGPYLLLRTVRGAAGWAELDGGVADRLTQVHWDRPFVGWSRAVLLGREGRAAEAAKAAEEALAGTDTIPMARHLCLRLGAQAALTDDWGQPVEWLRSAEQFFHDRGTTRMSAACRALLRDAGSPVPRRRQGHDTIPPELRRTGVTAREYEVLRLLGRGLGNQEIAQQLFLSPRTVEKHLSSLRNRTGQSSRTALRGLARRYADGS; encoded by the coding sequence GTGTCGTTGTCGTCACCGGCACTGGTCGGCAGAGGACCGGAGCTGGACCTTCTGACCGAGGTGGGACGGTCGGCGGGCGAAGGGCGGGGCTCGTCGGTGTTCGTGCTGGGCGAGCCGGGTATCGGCAAGTCGCGCCTTGTGGAGGAGGCCGTGGCCGCTGCCGCGCGCACCGGGTCACGGGTGCTGCGCGGGCGGGCCGCGTCGGCCGGGCGCGCGGTGCCGCTGCGCCCGCTGGCGGAGGCCGTGTTCTCCGGACTGCGGGGTGAAGGGGCGCCGGTGGACGGGGACTTGGGCCCCTACGAGCCGCTGCTGTCACGGCTGTGCGGGCTGGCGCCGCAGGACGGCGCGCCGCTGGTGGGTTACGCCGAGGCGGTGCTGCGGCTCCTGGGCGTCCTCGGACGTACCCATGGCTGCGTACTGGTGCTGGAGGACCTGCACGACGCGGACGCCGACACGCTCACCATCGTCGACTACCTCACGGACAACCTCCCCGGCCAGCGGGCCACCCTGCTGGCCACCCTGCGCGCTGTGCCCGGACCGGCCCTCGACCTCGCCGAGGCCGCGGTATCCCGCCGTGCGGCCCGCACACTGCGCCTGGCGCGCCTCGGGCCCGCCCACACGGCGGAACTGGCCGCCCGCTGCCTGGGCCACGACGACGCCGACAAGGTACCGGCGGCCGTACTGGACCGCCTGCACGCCGTCTCCGAGGGCGTCCCCTTCGTCGTCGAGGAACTGCTGCGAGCCATGGTCGACAGCGGCGACCTCGTCCGGACGCGGAACGACGGCTGGACGGTGACCGGCGCGGTGAACGCCGGCGTACCCACGACGGTCGCCGCCGCCGTCCTGCAGCGCGTCGACCACCTTGAGCCCGCCGGGATCGCCCTCCTGGAGGCAGCCGCTGTCCTGGGCAGGCGGTTCCCCGTGGACGTGGCCGCCCGTGTCGCCGAACTCGACCGGATGACGGCGCTCCGCCAGCTGAGGCATGCGGCACGGGCCGACCTGGTCGCCGACGGCGCCACCACGGAGCAGCCCGGCTGGCACTCCTTCCGCCACGCCCTGACCGCCGACGCCATCGCCCACCGGCTGCTGCCCGCCGAGCGGGCGGCGCTCTGTCTCGCCGCCGCCGACGCCATCGAGGCCGCCGACGCGGCGGTGCCGGAGCCGATCGTTCCCCGCCCCGAGCAGGGCGGGGAGCCCCGAGGTCTGCTCGGCGGCGGCTCGGGCGACGACCTGTACCGCCTGGCCGCGGAGTTGTGCGTCGCCGGCGGGCAGCCGGCCCGGGCGGCCGCGCTGCTCACCCGGGCCAGTCGGCAGGCGGTCTTACGGGGCGCGCTGCTGACCGCGGTGGAACTCCTCGACCGTGGCCTGGAACTGACCGCCGATGCCACGGACACACCGCCCGAGACAGTGGCCCGGCTGCTGGAGGAACTGCTGGGGATACTCGTCCTGACGGGCGACGTCCAGCGCGTCCCGGAGCTCGGCGATCGGCTGGACCAGGTCCTGATCGCGTGGGGCGCGCCCGCCGCCCGGCGCGCCGCGGGCTTCCTGACCCGGGCCCGGGCCGCGGCCACCGCACAGCAGTGGGAGGAAGGCCTGACCGCCGTGCGCCGGGCACGGGAACTGCTCGGCGCCGAGCCCGACGCGGCGTCCCGGGCCGCCCTGGACGCCGTGGCGGCGCACCTGGTGCTCGGCTCACAGCGCCCGGACCGGCTGGAGAGCGCCCGGGCCCTGGCCGAAGGGGCCCTGGCCGCTGCCGAGGCGGTCGGGCTGCCGGAGGCGAGCTGCAAGGCGCTGAACATCCTCGGGTACTGCCTGCGGCCCCACGACCTGGCCGAGGCGGAGAAGGTGTTCGAACGCCTGGTGTCCACGGCCGAGACCCATGCCCTGCCGGTCTGGCGGATACGCGGCCTGCTGGAACTCGGTGCGCTGGACCGGATCCGGTTCACCGGCACCGATCGGCTGCTGGCAGCACGGAAGGCGGCCGAGGAGACCGGTGCCGTGCTCCTGACGGCCTCGGCCGACACGCATCTGGCGCAGGCTCATGTGCTGCGCGACGACCTCGACGGGGCCCTGGAGTACGCCGAGCGGCTCCGCACGACAGCCGGCAGGCTGCGGCTGCGCGAGGTGCAGCTGATCGGTGTCGCGATGGACGCCGTCATCGCCGCCTCCCGAGGCGAACGGGAGAAACTCCAGGCCGCGCTGCACGTTCTGGAGACCGCGTTGGCCGGGGGGAGCGCCGGAGCGGTCTGGGGCTACGCCGACACCTCGGTGTGGGGCTGGGCCCGGGGCGTGTGTTCCCTGCTGCTGGAGGAACCCGACCGTGCCATGGCCGAGTTCACGGAGGCGGACCGGACCATGCGGGCACTGCCCAGCACCCGCGGGGTCATCGGTTTCCTCGGCCCGTACCTGCTCCTGCGCACCGTACGGGGCGCGGCCGGCTGGGCGGAGCTGGACGGCGGGGTCGCCGACCGGCTCACCCAGGTCCACTGGGACCGGCCTTTCGTGGGATGGTCCCGGGCCGTGCTGCTGGGCCGCGAAGGCCGGGCCGCCGAGGCCGCCAAGGCGGCCGAGGAAGCCCTGGCCGGTACCGACACCATTCCCATGGCCCGTCACCTGTGTCTGCGCCTGGGTGCCCAGGCGGCGCTCACCGACGACTGGGGGCAGCCTGTCGAGTGGCTGCGCAGCGCCGAGCAGTTCTTCCACGACCGGGGCACGACACGGATGTCGGCGGCCTGCCGCGCCCTGCTGCGGGACGCGGGCTCTCCCGTGCCCCGGCGGCGCCAGGGCCATGACACGATTCCGCCGGAGCTGCGGCGAACGGGGGTGACCGCCCGGGAGTACGAGGTGCTGCGCCTGCTCGGCCGCGGGCTCGGCAACCAGGAGATCGCCCAGCAGTTGTTCCTTTCGCCCCGCACCGTCGAAAAGCACCTGTCGAGTCTCCGCAACCGCACCGGCCAGAGCAGCCGGACCGCGCTGCGCGGCCTGGCTCGCCGGTACGCGGACGGGAGTTGA
- a CDS encoding calcium-binding protein, with translation MGRKALLRVLMVAALAGSAVTLTAGPASAATGVSVSGGDVIVNAGSGVANNITVSLSGSFVVVQDTAATLTAGTGCSAQINGSVACQVGSFATVVVNAGDLNDRITKTGNVRGNLKGESGNDIIGGGPSPGSNILNGGAGNDTLNGGPTFDLLIGGAGADTLSGGGGTSDIASYFESGSGVVVDIDNSADDGAGGEGDNVLTDVEIIYGSEFNDTITGSASNDTMLGYGGNDRLVGGAGNDNLTGDLVPSSSGRTGADTLVGGPGNDTLNGVDNIVGNDSVDGGANTDTCTADTGDTKSLCEA, from the coding sequence ATGGGCAGAAAAGCGTTACTCCGGGTTCTGATGGTCGCCGCGCTGGCCGGTTCCGCGGTGACCCTGACCGCGGGGCCCGCGAGCGCGGCCACAGGGGTGTCCGTGAGCGGGGGTGATGTGATCGTCAACGCGGGGTCGGGGGTCGCGAACAACATCACGGTCTCCCTGTCGGGAAGTTTCGTCGTCGTTCAGGACACCGCCGCCACCCTGACGGCCGGCACCGGCTGCTCGGCTCAGATCAACGGATCGGTGGCCTGCCAGGTCGGCAGCTTCGCCACGGTGGTGGTGAACGCCGGGGACCTGAACGACCGGATCACCAAGACCGGCAATGTCCGGGGCAACCTGAAGGGCGAGTCGGGCAACGACATCATCGGCGGCGGCCCCAGCCCGGGCAGCAACATCCTCAACGGCGGGGCGGGCAACGACACTCTCAACGGTGGCCCCACCTTCGACCTCCTCATCGGCGGCGCAGGCGCCGACACGCTCAGCGGCGGGGGCGGCACCTCCGACATCGCCAGCTACTTCGAGAGCGGCTCAGGGGTCGTCGTCGACATCGACAACTCCGCCGACGACGGTGCCGGCGGCGAGGGCGACAACGTCCTCACCGACGTGGAGATCATCTACGGCAGCGAGTTCAACGACACGATCACCGGGAGCGCGTCGAACGACACCATGCTCGGCTACGGGGGCAACGACCGGCTGGTCGGCGGGGCGGGCAACGACAACCTGACCGGGGACCTCGTCCCGTCCAGCAGCGGCCGGACCGGCGCGGACACCCTGGTCGGCGGTCCCGGGAACGACACCCTGAACGGCGTGGACAACATCGTGGGCAACGACAGTGTCGACGGGGGCGCCAACACCGACACCTGCACCGCCGACACCGGGGACACCAAGAGTCTCTGCGAGGCGTGA
- a CDS encoding AraC family transcriptional regulator has product MNAGGGTREQALWTRARLGRRGPALDLLTARFDRHVYAPHAHDEFTVGLCVGGSEVIDYRGGRLRPRPGSIVVLDPGEMHTGGPDTASGYAYRALYADTSLLTDGTTGGVPHFREPLLDDPELAAAFRAAHTDLSTCPDPLEAESRLPWLLTALARRHSTARPTPDNVPGADRIAHAVRTRLADELTAPPSLADLATDLGLSRYQLLRAFRTTVGIPPYAWLAQHRVTRARALLETGLRPAEVASLVGFADQAHLTRWFRRVMGVTPAAYRNSVQDGGRGGTRHLPA; this is encoded by the coding sequence GTGAACGCAGGTGGGGGCACACGCGAACAGGCACTGTGGACCAGAGCGAGACTCGGCCGCCGCGGCCCCGCCCTGGACCTGCTCACCGCCCGCTTCGACCGGCACGTCTACGCCCCGCACGCCCACGACGAGTTCACGGTCGGCCTGTGCGTCGGCGGCTCCGAGGTCATCGACTACCGAGGCGGCCGCCTCCGCCCCCGCCCCGGCTCGATCGTCGTACTGGACCCGGGAGAGATGCACACAGGCGGCCCGGACACCGCCTCCGGCTACGCCTACCGAGCCCTGTACGCCGACACCTCCCTCCTCACGGACGGCACCACCGGCGGCGTCCCGCACTTCCGCGAACCGCTGCTCGACGACCCCGAACTGGCCGCAGCCTTCCGCGCCGCACACACCGACCTGAGCACCTGCCCGGACCCCCTGGAGGCCGAATCCCGCCTCCCCTGGCTGCTCACGGCACTGGCCCGCCGCCACTCCACGGCCCGCCCGACGCCGGACAACGTCCCCGGCGCGGACCGCATAGCCCACGCTGTACGAACCCGCCTGGCCGACGAACTGACCGCCCCGCCCTCCCTCGCCGACCTCGCCACCGACCTGGGCCTGTCCCGCTACCAACTCCTGCGCGCCTTCCGTACGACGGTCGGCATACCCCCGTACGCCTGGCTGGCCCAGCACCGCGTGACCCGGGCCAGGGCTCTGCTGGAGACCGGTCTACGCCCCGCCGAGGTGGCCTCCCTCGTCGGCTTCGCCGACCAGGCGCACCTGACCCGCTGGTTCCGGCGTGTGATGGGCGTGACCCCGGCGGCGTACCGCAACAGCGTTCAAGACGGCGGACGGGGAGGCACCCGACACTTGCCCGCATGA
- a CDS encoding RNB domain-containing ribonuclease: MPRRHIRVTGAPEAPLRAALTALRTELDVPEGFPPAVLAEAERAAKAPAVPPLDATDIPFFTIDPPTSTDLDQAMHLSRRPDGGFRVRYAIADVAAFVVPGGVLDKETHRRVTTLYFPDAKTPLHPPVLSEDAASLLPDRTRPAALWTIDLDADGRTVAVDVHRALVRSRLKLDYEGVQHQLDAGTAEEPLALLKDIGEARERLEVERGGISLNVPEQEIVEDGDGDGDGGGGRDTDGDRGEGARTYSLTYRAPLPAEGWNAQISLLTGMAAAELMLTHGTGVLRTLPAAPDDGGPPGRAKSRLGEVGRLRRTAQALHIDWPHHVSYAALIRSLDPHRPHHAAFLQECTTLLRGAGYTIFRDGNLPPLTTHAAVAAPYAHCTAPLRRLVDRYASEICLAAVAEQPTPDWVSAALDTLPKEMREGGRRAGAVERGCVDIVEAALLKDRVGEIFEGCVVDVEDHKPTVGTVQLESPAVVARIESDGDGAPLPLGERLRVRLTRAELGVAGVRFAPA; this comes from the coding sequence ATGCCCCGCCGCCACATACGCGTGACCGGCGCCCCCGAAGCCCCCCTCCGGGCCGCCCTCACCGCCCTGCGTACCGAACTCGACGTCCCCGAAGGCTTCCCGCCCGCGGTACTGGCGGAGGCGGAACGGGCGGCGAAGGCCCCCGCTGTCCCGCCGCTCGACGCCACGGACATCCCGTTCTTCACCATCGACCCGCCCACGTCCACGGACCTGGACCAGGCGATGCACCTGTCCCGCCGCCCCGACGGCGGCTTCCGCGTCCGTTACGCCATCGCGGACGTGGCGGCATTCGTCGTACCGGGCGGGGTGCTGGACAAGGAGACACACCGCCGGGTCACCACCCTCTACTTCCCGGACGCGAAGACCCCGCTCCACCCACCGGTACTCAGCGAGGACGCCGCGAGCCTCCTCCCCGACCGGACCCGCCCGGCCGCCCTCTGGACGATCGACCTCGACGCGGACGGCCGCACGGTCGCCGTGGACGTCCACCGAGCCCTGGTCCGCAGCCGGTTGAAACTCGACTACGAGGGCGTGCAGCACCAACTGGACGCCGGAACGGCGGAAGAGCCGCTGGCCCTCCTCAAGGACATAGGCGAGGCGAGGGAACGCCTGGAGGTGGAACGAGGCGGCATCTCCCTGAACGTCCCGGAGCAGGAGATAGTCGAGGACGGAGACGGAGACGGAGACGGAGGCGGGGGCAGGGACACGGACGGGGACAGGGGCGAGGGCGCTCGCACGTACTCGCTCACCTACCGCGCACCACTCCCCGCCGAAGGCTGGAACGCCCAGATCTCCCTCCTCACGGGCATGGCGGCGGCAGAGCTGATGCTGACGCACGGCACAGGAGTCCTCCGGACCCTCCCCGCGGCACCTGACGATGGGGGTCCCCCCGGTCGAGCGAAGTCGAGACTGGGGGAGGTCGGCCGTCTGCGCCGCACCGCGCAGGCCCTGCACATCGACTGGCCGCACCACGTCTCGTACGCGGCCCTGATCCGCTCCCTGGACCCCCACCGCCCCCACCACGCGGCCTTCCTCCAGGAATGCACGACCCTGCTACGAGGCGCCGGCTACACGATCTTCCGCGACGGCAACCTCCCCCCACTCACCACCCACGCCGCCGTAGCCGCCCCCTACGCCCACTGCACAGCCCCCCTGCGCCGCCTGGTCGACCGGTACGCCTCGGAGATCTGCCTCGCCGCCGTGGCCGAACAACCCACGCCCGACTGGGTGTCGGCAGCCCTGGACACCCTCCCCAAGGAGATGAGAGAGGGCGGCAGACGGGCGGGCGCGGTGGAGCGAGGCTGCGTGGACATCGTCGAGGCGGCACTGCTCAAGGACCGGGTGGGGGAGATCTTCGAGGGCTGCGTGGTGGACGTGGAGGACCACAAACCGACGGTCGGAACAGTGCAGTTGGAGTCTCCGGCGGTGGTCGCAAGGATCGAGTCCGACGGCGATGGCGCTCCGCTGCCACTGGGGGAGCGGCTGCGGGTACGGCTCACGCGGGCTGAGCTGGGGGTGGCGGGGGTGCGGTTCGCTCCGGCGTGA
- the yaaA gene encoding peroxide stress protein YaaA produces MLVLLPPSEGKAASGRGAPLKLESLSLPGLTAAREAVLGELVELCVGDEDKAREVLGLSEGLRGEVAKNVDLLTAGARPAGQVYTGVLYDALDLASLDAAAKKRAARSLLVFSGLWGAVRVTDRIPSYRCSMGVKLPGIGALGAHWRAPMAAVLPEVAGDGLVLDLRSSAYAAAWKPKGEVAGRTATVRVLHAPTRKVVSHFNKATKGRIVRSLVSVGAVPSGPGELVEVLRDLGYVVEGEAPPRGAGAAWALDVLVDEVH; encoded by the coding sequence GTGCTTGTCCTGCTGCCTCCCTCCGAAGGCAAGGCCGCTTCGGGGCGCGGTGCCCCGCTGAAGCTGGAGTCGCTGTCCCTGCCGGGGCTCACCGCCGCTCGTGAGGCCGTTCTCGGGGAGCTCGTCGAGCTGTGCGTCGGGGACGAGGACAAGGCTCGTGAGGTGCTGGGGCTGAGCGAGGGGCTGCGCGGCGAGGTCGCGAAGAACGTCGATCTGCTCACCGCCGGAGCGCGGCCGGCCGGGCAGGTGTACACGGGTGTGCTGTACGACGCCCTCGACCTCGCCTCTCTCGACGCTGCCGCGAAGAAGCGGGCCGCGCGGTCGCTGCTCGTCTTCTCCGGGCTGTGGGGCGCCGTACGGGTCACGGATCGCATTCCCTCGTACCGGTGCTCGATGGGTGTGAAGCTGCCCGGGATCGGCGCGCTGGGCGCGCACTGGCGTGCTCCGATGGCCGCCGTCCTTCCCGAGGTGGCCGGTGACGGGCTGGTCCTCGACCTGCGTTCCTCCGCCTACGCGGCGGCCTGGAAGCCGAAGGGGGAGGTTGCCGGGCGGACGGCGACCGTGCGGGTGCTGCATGCGCCGACCCGGAAGGTCGTCAGCCACTTCAACAAGGCGACGAAGGGGCGGATCGTGCGGAGTCTGGTGAGCGTGGGGGCGGTGCCCTCCGGGCCGGGGGAGCTGGTGGAGGTGCTGCGGGATCTTGGGTATGTGGTGGAGGGGGAGGCTCCGCCCAGGGGGGCGGGGGCTGCGTGGGCGTTGGATGTGTTGGTGGACGAGGTTCACTGA
- the eda gene encoding bifunctional 4-hydroxy-2-oxoglutarate aldolase/2-dehydro-3-deoxy-phosphogluconate aldolase, with translation MSSSPAPFPLTSVLGLAPVVPVVVVKDLADAVPLARALVAGGLPVIEVTLRTPVALDAVRAVADGVPGAVVGVGTVLSPGQVSDALDAGARFLVSPGWTDVLLEAMRVSGLPFLPGVSTASEVVALLERGVREMKFFPAEAAGGTAYLKSLSGPLPQARFCPTGGIGPANAPEYLALPNVGCVGGSWMLPADAVAARDWPRVETLARQAAGLSAGGTCR, from the coding sequence ATGTCCAGCTCCCCCGCGCCCTTCCCCTTGACCTCCGTTCTCGGTCTCGCGCCCGTCGTTCCGGTGGTCGTCGTCAAGGATCTGGCCGATGCCGTGCCGCTTGCCCGGGCGCTCGTCGCTGGGGGGCTGCCGGTCATCGAGGTGACCCTGCGTACGCCCGTCGCGCTCGACGCCGTCCGGGCTGTCGCCGACGGAGTTCCGGGCGCGGTGGTCGGTGTCGGGACCGTTCTCTCGCCGGGGCAGGTGTCCGACGCGCTCGACGCCGGGGCGCGTTTTCTCGTCAGCCCGGGCTGGACCGACGTACTGCTGGAGGCCATGCGGGTGTCGGGGCTGCCGTTCCTGCCGGGGGTGTCGACGGCGTCCGAGGTCGTCGCGCTGCTGGAGCGCGGGGTGCGGGAGATGAAGTTCTTCCCGGCGGAGGCCGCGGGCGGGACCGCCTATCTGAAGTCGCTGTCCGGGCCGCTCCCCCAGGCCCGGTTCTGCCCCACCGGGGGGATCGGTCCCGCGAACGCACCCGAGTATCTCGCGCTGCCCAACGTCGGTTGCGTGGGCGGGAGTTGGATGCTTCCGGCGGATGCTGTCGCCGCGCGCGACTGGCCCCGGGTCGAGACACTCGCCCGTCAGGCCGCGGGGCTCAGCGCAGGTGGGACGTGTCGTTGA
- a CDS encoding bifunctional RNase H/acid phosphatase yields the protein MREFIVEADGGSRGNPGPAGYGSVVIDAATGETLAEAAEYIGVATNNVAEYRGLVAGLRAARELDPTATVHVRMDSKLVVEQMSGRWKIKHPDMKPLAAEAARVFPDAAQVTYEWIPRAKNQHADRLANEAMDAGKRGEQWSPSTSTAELDARSTSASKAADADTGAATKVAAGWSAPADLGPPATFVLLRHGETLLTPQKRFSGSGGTDPSLSDVGRDQAERVAESLARRGTIQAIVASPLTRTRQTAAAVAERLGLDVTIDDGLRETDFGAWEGLTFGEVRERYPDDMNAWLASPKAEPTGGGESFAATARRMAVTRDRLIAAHAGRTVLLVTHVTPIKTLIRLALGAPPESLFRMELSAASLSAVAYYADGNASVRLFNDTSHLR from the coding sequence GTGCGGGAGTTCATCGTCGAGGCCGACGGCGGTTCCCGGGGCAACCCGGGGCCCGCGGGCTACGGCTCCGTCGTCATCGACGCGGCCACGGGCGAGACGCTGGCCGAGGCGGCCGAGTACATCGGCGTCGCCACGAACAACGTCGCCGAGTACCGGGGCCTGGTCGCCGGCCTGCGCGCGGCCCGCGAACTGGACCCGACCGCCACCGTCCACGTCCGGATGGACTCCAAGCTGGTCGTCGAGCAGATGTCCGGCCGCTGGAAGATCAAGCACCCGGACATGAAACCGCTGGCGGCGGAGGCGGCCCGGGTGTTCCCGGACGCCGCGCAGGTGACGTACGAGTGGATCCCGCGCGCGAAGAACCAGCACGCGGACCGCTTGGCGAACGAGGCGATGGACGCGGGCAAGCGCGGCGAACAGTGGTCGCCGTCCACGTCGACGGCGGAGCTGGACGCAAGGTCCACCTCCGCCTCCAAGGCGGCTGACGCGGACACCGGCGCCGCCACGAAGGTCGCCGCCGGCTGGTCGGCGCCCGCGGACCTCGGCCCACCGGCGACGTTCGTACTCCTGCGCCACGGCGAAACCCTTCTCACCCCCCAGAAGCGCTTCTCGGGCAGCGGCGGCACCGACCCGTCCCTCTCGGACGTGGGCCGGGACCAGGCGGAGCGGGTTGCGGAGTCCCTGGCCAGGCGCGGCACGATCCAGGCGATCGTCGCGTCCCCCCTGACCCGCACGCGGCAGACCGCCGCCGCTGTCGCGGAGCGCCTCGGCCTCGACGTGACCATCGACGACGGACTGCGCGAGACGGACTTCGGCGCGTGGGAAGGGCTGACGTTCGGCGAGGTGCGCGAGCGCTACCCGGACGACATGAACGCCTGGCTGGCCTCCCCGAAGGCCGAACCGACGGGCGGCGGCGAGAGCTTCGCGGCGACCGCACGCCGGATGGCCGTCACCCGCGACAGGCTGATCGCGGCCCACGCGGGCCGTACGGTCCTGCTGGTCACCCATGTGACCCCGATCAAGACCCTCATCCGCCTGGCCCTGGGCGCCCCGCCCGAGTCCCTGTTCCGGATGGAGCTGTCGGCGGCTTCCCTCTCGGCGGTGGCGTACTACGCGGACGGCAACGCGAGCGTCCGGCTCTTCAACGACACGTCCCACCTGCGCTGA
- a CDS encoding zinc ribbon domain-containing protein produces the protein MNAAPDDQIRLLDVQALDVRLQQLAHKRKSLPEHAEIESLTKDLTQLRDLLVAATTEESDCAREQTKAEQDVDQVRQRATRDQQRLDSGAVSSSKDLENLQREIVSLAKRQGDLEDIVLEVMERRESAQERVAELTERVGAFQGKIDDATARREAAYESLAGEIGTATKEREVIAGSVPDDLLKLYDKLRQQQGGVGAARLFQRRCEGCRLELNITEVNEVKAAPRDAVLRCENCRRILVRTSESGL, from the coding sequence CTGAACGCCGCGCCCGACGACCAGATCCGACTTCTCGACGTCCAGGCCCTCGACGTACGCCTCCAGCAGCTCGCGCACAAGCGCAAGTCGCTGCCCGAGCACGCCGAGATCGAGTCGCTGACCAAGGACCTCACGCAGCTGCGCGACCTGCTGGTGGCCGCGACGACCGAGGAGAGCGACTGCGCCCGTGAGCAGACCAAGGCCGAGCAGGACGTGGACCAGGTGCGTCAGCGCGCCACCCGCGACCAGCAGCGCCTGGACTCCGGTGCCGTCAGCTCCTCCAAGGACCTGGAGAACCTCCAGCGCGAGATCGTCTCCCTCGCCAAGCGGCAGGGCGACCTGGAGGACATCGTCCTGGAGGTCATGGAGCGCCGTGAGTCCGCGCAGGAGCGGGTCGCCGAGCTGACCGAGCGGGTCGGCGCCTTCCAGGGCAAGATCGACGACGCGACCGCCCGGCGCGAGGCGGCGTACGAGTCCCTCGCCGGCGAGATCGGCACGGCGACGAAGGAGCGCGAGGTCATCGCGGGTTCGGTGCCCGACGATCTCCTCAAGCTGTACGACAAGCTGCGCCAGCAGCAGGGCGGAGTCGGCGCCGCCCGTCTCTTCCAGCGCCGCTGCGAGGGCTGCCGCCTGGAGCTGAACATCACCGAGGTCAACGAGGTGAAGGCCGCCCCCCGCGACGCCGTCCTGCGCTGCGAGAACTGCCGCCGCATCCTGGTGCGCACGTCGGAGTCGGGTCTGTAA
- a CDS encoding Nif3-like dinuclear metal center hexameric protein: MPRLSEVIAALDALWPPERAESWDAVGTVAGDPDQEVSRVLFAVDPVQDIVDEAVKLGADLLVTHHPLYLRGTTTVAADTFKGRVVHTLIKHDIALHVAHTNADRADPGVSDALAGALDLRIVRPLVPDPTDPAGRRGLGRVCELDHPLTVREFAARAAERLPATAQGIRVAGDPEALVRTVAVSGGSGDSLFDDVRAAGVDAFLTADLRHHPASEFIADRAHSATHGTGTGTHNPLALLDAAHWATEWPWCELAAAQLDEISDRNGWGLRVHVSATVTDPWTAHAASTTTSEALGAPN, encoded by the coding sequence GTGCCCCGTCTGTCTGAAGTAATCGCCGCGCTGGACGCCCTCTGGCCCCCCGAGCGGGCCGAGAGCTGGGACGCGGTCGGCACGGTCGCGGGCGACCCCGACCAGGAGGTGTCCCGGGTCCTGTTCGCCGTGGACCCCGTCCAGGACATCGTCGACGAGGCCGTGAAGCTGGGCGCCGACCTGCTGGTCACCCACCACCCGCTCTATCTGCGCGGTACGACCACGGTCGCGGCGGACACCTTCAAGGGCCGGGTCGTGCACACCCTCATCAAGCACGACATCGCTCTCCATGTCGCCCACACCAACGCCGACCGCGCCGACCCGGGAGTCAGCGACGCCCTCGCCGGCGCCCTCGACCTGCGGATCGTGCGACCGCTCGTACCGGACCCCACCGACCCCGCCGGCCGGCGCGGTCTCGGCCGGGTCTGCGAGCTGGACCATCCGCTGACCGTCCGCGAGTTCGCCGCCCGAGCCGCCGAACGGCTGCCCGCGACCGCGCAGGGCATCCGGGTCGCAGGCGACCCCGAGGCCCTCGTCCGCACGGTCGCCGTCAGCGGCGGCTCCGGCGACAGCCTCTTCGACGACGTACGCGCGGCCGGTGTCGACGCCTTCCTCACCGCGGACCTCCGCCACCACCCGGCGTCGGAGTTCATCGCGGACCGCGCCCACAGTGCCACCCATGGCACTGGAACCGGCACCCACAACCCCCTCGCGCTGCTCGACGCGGCGCACTGGGCCACCGAGTGGCCCTGGTGCGAGCTGGCCGCAGCCCAGCTCGACGAGATCTCCGACCGGAACGGATGGGGCCTTCGGGTCCACGTCTCCGCCACGGTCACCGACCCCTGGACCGCCCACGCGGCGTCCACCACCACCTCTGAAGCACTGGGAGCCCCCAACTGA